The genomic window TCATTGGAATGCTTGGAGCGATAGCCGTCTTTGGAGAGCAATCATTGAAATCCTACTAGCTACACGCTCCGGGACGTTCGAAAAACTACGGGAGTCCTGGAAACCCGCGCCGCTGGATGAGGAGGAACTGCGCGAATACGAAGCACGTTCCGAGAAACTCGCTTGACTCGGATGGCTCTGGACTACGGGTCTGATGTTTCTCTACCTATGGGATATCTATCGCATGGGTTGGCCGCCCAGGCCCATTTTAGGCATGGCGTGGACGAGCATCGGGCTTGTCGCCGCCTCCCTATTTGGACTTGCTGCACTTATGGCGTGCAGAGTGATTACAAATCACGTTATGGATAAGCGCACACCCACCAGGGAATGGCTAGGTGATGTGCGTTTGGCAGAACCGATCTGCTTTGTACTAATAGTTCTCGCTCTCGTGCTGGCTGGCGTAAGCGGCATTCAGTATTTTGTCTGACCGCAAATAAAGGGGGCCTGGGCCACCCTGATGCGCCGGGCCTTCGGGATCGACGTGCTCGCGTGCCCGCGCTGCGGCGGCCGGCGGCGGCGCATCGCCACGGTGGAGGACCCGGCCGTGGTGGGCACGATCCTCGCGCCCCTGGGCCTGCTCCACCCGGCGGACTCTCCGGGGCCGGCCCCGCCGTCGGCCGCCCTGCGCGCTGCCGCCCCCTCCCATCAATAATCCGTCCCAGTCCCGGGGTGGGACTCTGCCCCTGCAGGACGCGTCTTGACTGCCCCGCGGGCGCCGGCGCAAGATCGCGGTTGATGACTGGCCCGGCTGCGGGATCACCGATGCGCGACGCGCGGTGCTCTCGGCGCCAGCCACCCCGCCGTCGGCGCCCGCCGGCCCCGGCCCGGTCTGAGAATGGCCTTTTTGTCTCCTACGCGCTTCGGCGACACGCTCCGCGACGCCTGGGACCCGAAGCTCCGCCGACAGGGCTGAGCCGCTTGCGGGCTACTTTCCCTTCAGCGTGACGTCCTCGTAGGGCGCCGAGTAGGCGTGGCCGGAGATGAGGCCGAGGCCCGACTCCTTGACGCGCGGCCCCACGCCGTTCAGGAAGGCCAGCTCCCAGATGGGCGCGTAGATAACCCTGTCCACGACGACCTGCTGCATCTTGTGCAGGATCGCCTCGCGGCGCTTCCGGTCCAGCTCGGCCGCCTGCTCCTGGAACAGGCCGTCGAGGTCCGGGTAGCTGCCGTAGACGTAGGTCCCGCCGGTGACGACGAAAGCATCGAGGCGCGTGGCGGCGTTGCCGAAGGCCCCGCTCGCTCCCTGGATGATGTTCTTGAGCTTCTTCTCCGAGTACGCGCTGAAGAACGCCGCTCGCTCGAGCGGGCGGAGCCTCACGCGAATCCCGGCCGCGTGGAGGTTGTTGCCGACGGCTTCGGCCAGGTTGGAGTAAGAGGCGTCGCAGAAGTACTCGCCGGCATCGAAGCCGTTGGGATAGCCGGCCTCCGCGAGGAGCTGCTTGGCCCGGGCGGCGTTATATGTGGGAGCAGGCGGCTGCCAGAAGAAGTCGAACGAGCTGGGGATGATGTTGCCGGTGAGCTTGGAATGCCCAAGGGTCAGCGCCTGGTTGATGGTCGGCCGGTCCATGGCCAGGCTCGCGGCCAGCCGCACCCGGCGATCGTGCCACGGCGACTTGGGGTCCCACTGGTCCGGGAAGTAGAGCCAGAATGCGGCCTGGATGACCGCGGGCTTGAGGGTGAGACCCGCCGTCCGCTGCAGCTCCTCGGCCAGCTCGCCGCGCACGGAATAGACGATGTCCACTTCGCCGCGCTTGAGCGCGGCCAACCGGGTGGACTCGTCGGAGATCACCCGGAAGACCAGGCGCTTGACGCTGGGGGTCTTTCGCCAGTACTGGTCGAAGGCCTCGAGGACCAGCTCGACCCCGGGGTTGAACGACACGAACTTGTAGGGCCCAGCGCCCACCGGCGCTTTCTTGAAGCCTTCGTCGCCCACCTTCTCGACGTACTTCTTCGGCACGATCCAGCCCGCACCGGTGGCGCTCGAGTAGAAGGTCAAGAAATCAGGCCACGGCTGCTTCAGGCGGAAGCGGACGCGCGCAGGATCGGGCGCCTCCACCGCTGCCACCCGGTCCTTGATCATCTTGTTGGACGTGCCGCGGTACCGCTCGAAGGAGAACTTCACATCCTCGGCGGTGACGGGGTCGCCGTTGTGGAATCGGGCCCCTTTGCGGAGGACGAATTCGTAGACGAGGCCGTCCTTGGAGACGGACCACGATTCGGCCAGGCTCGGCGCCGTCGGCTGGCCGGGCATGGGCTTCACCACGGCGTCGTGCAGCGCATAGAGCACCATGAAGGGCGTGATCATCCCGATGGTGTCGGCGGGATCGAACCAGAGCGGGGCCAGCGAGACGTGCACGCCCCAGATGAGCTGGCCTTCGGGGGCGGCCAGCCCCCGGGCGGGCGCAACGGCGAGGACGAGCACGAGAACGGCGAGGCTCAGGACGAGCGCGCGTCGATAGGTCATGAACACGCCTCCTTCTGGTACGAACGTTCCCTACCTAGGTCTCCGCTTTCCGAAGGGACCGGGTCCAATCTCCTGACGGCCGTGCGTGCCCCCGCCGATCAGGCGGGCACGGGCTGGGCGATGCCGCCGCGCGGCGCGCCCGGCGCCGTCGTGCCCCAAAGCGACTCGAAGCCCGGCGGCAGCTCGCGGCTGTTGGGCGGCGCGAGCCAAAGGCGCAGCAGGAGCCGGTCGCGGTCCGGCCCGTCCGCGTCTTCATACGCCGTACGCCCGTGGTAGACGACGTGGTTGTTGAGAAGCTGGAGGTCGCCGGGCTCGAGCTCCATGGTAAAGGCCAATTCTTCGCACACCTCGGCGTGCAAGTCGAGCGCTTCCTCCTGGGCCGGATTCAGGCGCGGGATCCCGGGAAGCTTCTGCGCAGCCTCCACGAAGGTCCGCGAGTACTGCGTGGTGAACTTGCCCTGGTGCCTTGCGAAGAGCGGCAGCGCGTACGTCTGGCGCTCGCCGCCGGCCTCCTCGCCCTGGCGGCTCCGCCAGTAGTCCTGCCAGAGAAACGCGTGGAGGTCGGGCCGCCGGGCGAGGATCGCGTTGGCCACGCTCACCGCGCTCACGATCCGGCTCAAGCCGCCGGCGCGTGCCTTGCGCACGCACAGGAGGCTCACGAGGTCGCAGCGGTCCGTGTGGAAGCGCAGCGGCCCGGCCGACCGCGCCTTCGAGCGCGAGGAGCGGCCGAGCGCCGAGTCCATCGACACCTCGCGGACCTGTCCATAGAGGCGATTCTCGTCCCGCACCTCGCCGATCAGCTCGCCCTGCGCGTTCTGGTAGCGGGCGCGGCCCAGGTGGGCGCCGAGGCCCCAGTAGAGGTTCCGGAGCTCCTCCGGCGTATAGCGGCCGACGGGAATGCCTCGCAGGAGCACGAAGCCGCGCCCGCGCTCCAGCTCATCGAGGACGCTCGACAGCTCGCGCGAGAACGTCGGCAGCGGGAAATCGTCGCGGCCGAAGCGCGGCCAGGCGAGGCCGCGGCGCTCCATGTCGCGGAGCGCCGCATCCAACTCGGCGACCACTGTGGGGGATACGGGCACGATCCATTCGCTGGATCGCACCATGTCGGCGCCCAGCCACGCCTCGGGTCCGGCGATCGGCTCTGCCCGCATCGTGCTCATCACCGCTCCTTTTGGTCAGTCCTTGAGGAACTCGCGGATGATCCGGAGGAACTCGTCCAGGCGGTCATGGTGCAGCCAATGCCCCGCCTTGTCGATGCCGACGACGGTGGCGTCGCGAAACGGCGCGGCGCGGCCGTCCTCGGCCGGGTTGCCGGATTGGCTCTCCTTCCCGTACAGGAGAAGGGTCGGACTGTCGATCCGCGCCCACAGGTCTTTGATGTCGTGACTGGACATATCGTAGGGGGGCCAGGCGCGCACGTAGTTGTCGAACTTCCAGCTGTAGGTGCCGTCCTCGTTCTGGTTGACGCCCTGGGCGGTCAGGTGCCGCGCCTGCTCGGCGGAGAGATGCGGATTCTCCTCCTGCATGCGGCTGAAGGCGTCCTCGATCGACGCGTAGCGCCTGGGCATCCGACCGGCGAGGCCGCGCTGCTCGCGGATCCAGTCGTCCATGCGCTCGGCAATGGGCTTGGCGCCGCGGTCCGCGAGTATGCGGGGCGGCGGGCCGAGCCCCTCGATGGCCGCCAGCCTCGCCACCGTGTCGGGATAGATGCCGGCGTAGCGGAGCGCGATGTTCCCACCGAGGGAATGGGCGATGATCGTGACCGGGGCCAGCCGCTGCTGGTGGATGAGCTGAGCCAGGTCGTAGATGTAGCCGGCCGGCGTATAGGTGCCGTCGGGGGACCACTGGCTGTCGCCATGCCCGCGCAGGTCCGGCGCGATGATGTGCCAGTCGTTCCTGAGCGCCGCGGCGGTCCAGTCCCAGTTCCGGCAGTGGTCGCGCCCGCCGTGGAGCAGGAGCAGCGGAGGCTTGCCGGCGTTGCCCCAGTCCACGTAGTGCAGCCGCAGGCGCTGAGAAAAGTACGTGTGTGAAGTCGGTCCCGGCATGCTGTCGGTCATCGCGTCGGCTCGATCCCCCTGGAGCAGGGTACTCCGAAACCGGCTACAGCCGGCTCCCGCACGTCGTGCAGAACACCCCTCCCAGGACGGCGAAGATGGCGGCCGCCTGGATCGGGTTGATGGTGACGAAGAAGGCGGCGAACGAAGCGAGGAGGAACTCGGACAGGGGCAGTACCATGGCGCAGATGGTGCCAGACCGGCAGAGACGGGTCAAACCACCGGGCCCCGGGGCCTCCGCTACAATGGCGGCATGAGCGAGGCGATCGTGGTTACGGAGACGGTGCGCGTTCCGTCATCGGCGCTGACGGTCCACGCCGTGCGGGCCTCGGGGCCGGGCGGCCAGAACGTGAACAAGGTCGCGACCAAGATCGACCTGCGCGTGGACCTGGCGGGCGTCGAAGGACTCTCCGATGCCGCCCGCGCACGGCTGCGCGTGCTGGCGGGCCACCGGCTGGACGCCGACGGCCGGCTGGTGATCACGAGCCAGGCGACCCGCAACCAGGCGCGCAACCTCGAGGATGCCCGCGCCCGGGTCGCGGACCTGATCCGGGCCGCGCTCATCCCGCCGCGCCGGCGCGTGCACACGGCGCCGACGGCCGGCGCGCGGCGACGGCGGCTCGCCGGGAAGAAATTGCGCGGAGCCGTGAAGCGCTGGCGAGCCCGGCCGGGCGACGCCGACTGAGCGCGCGCTCCTTCTCTACGGCTCCAGTAGCGTCGGCGGATAGTACGGGCGATCGCCCAACGCGTCCACGGCAGCCCAGAACGCAGCACCACCCGCCTTACCCGGCTCCTCCAGCTCCCAGGTCTGCCGCCGGTAGCTCCAGCTCTCGGGATGCAGCCGGCGCGCCTCCGCCAGGTATGGCGCCGCCGCCTGCGCGTGTCCGCTCGCGTGGAGGTATTGTCCCAAGCGGAAGTTGGCCGCCGCGAGCGCGTGCTCCTCAGACGGCAGCGGCAGGCGCCGGCGCGCCGCGGCCTCAGGCAGCGCGTACGGGCTCGCGGGCCCGGTGACGGCCCAATCGCGCAGCGCATTGAGATACGCCCCGCGCACGCGCTCGCGCTCGGCCATGCCTGGAGCGCTCATCTGCTTGGTGGTGCGGTCCAGCTCCGTACGGAACGCGTCGCTCGTGCCCGCCGTCTCCGTCGGCCTCACGATCCGCCCGGCTTCGTCGATCCACACGGCCGAGGACACGTTCACGACGCCGTACAGCTCGGCTGTCACGTGGCGCTCATCGATCAGGCACGGATAGGTCGCCTTCGCGGCGCGGACCCACTGCTCGGTCTTCGCGGGCCCGCCGCTGTCGAGCGCGACCGAGATGACGATGAAGTTTCGCGCCCGCAGCTCGTCGTAGAGCGCCTGCCACACGGGCAGGTCGAAGCGGCACCCTCACCAGGACGCCCAGAACACGAGGAAGACCTTCTTGCCGCGATAGTCTGCCAGCGCGTGCGGACGGCCCTCGAGATCCGGCAGCGTGAAATCGGGCGCTCGGAGCGACTGCATCTCCGTGCGGCGGGCGGCGGCGCTTTCGCCGAAGAACCATACGCCGTGCGCGTCGTCGTGGACCACGGGCTCCGAGAGCAGCCGTGCCAGCGCGGCGAGATTGAAACGCGCGGGGCGCTCACGCAGGAACGCCGCTTCCCGGCCCCGGGGAATGGGCACGCACACGTCGCCGCGACACGCGCCTTCGGACCGAAGCTCCCAGCCGGTGGCCGCCGGCAGCTCGCTTGCCGGCACCCACAGGTCCCCGCCCTCCGCAGTGGCCGCGGCCGTATACGGCGGCCGCTCTTTGTACAGAATGGTCACGCTCATCGGATCCTCCGGTCTTCGTAGTCACACGCACGCGGCCTCTTGGCCGAGTGCTCCGTCCCTTCAACCGCCCGGCGTCTCCAGGCGATGGACGAACACCTCGATCTCTTTCTTGGTCTGGAGGTCGCCGGTCCGCGCCGCCACCTCGAGCCCCTTCCGGTACGCCGCCAGGGCTTCCTCGCGTCGTCCGGCCCGCTCCAGCGCCCGGCCGAGCCCGCGATGCGCGGCGGAGTAGTCGGGCTTGAGCCGGATCGTTTCCTCATACTCGGCGATCGCGCTCTCGGCTTGGCCGGCCTCGAGGTACGCAGCCGCCAGGCCGAACCGGACGACCGGATCGTCCGGCATCAGCTCGGCCACCTCCTTGAACTCGGCGATCCGATCGCGCTCAGCCATGGTCACTGCGACGGTCCGCCCCAGCGCTCGCGCATCGCGAACTCGGCGACCGGCTTGCGCTTGAGCTTCGTCAACGTGCGGACGGGCCGGCCGAGCGGCATGACCGCGCACACGGCGACGTGCTTCGGGATGCCGAGGAGCGCCTGGACCTTCGGCTCCTGGGCGGCGGCGAGCGTGGTGATGGTGCCTCCGAAGCCCTCGTGGCGCGCAGCCAGCAGGACGTTCCACGCGAACGGGTAGATCGACGCGCCGCTCACGATGCCGATGCGCTCGAGGTCCTGGTCCATCGAGGCGACGACCTTGAGATCGACGCAGATGACCAGCACGACGGGCGCTTTCGCGATGGGTTCCGTCAGGTGCGGCGGCGGAGGCGTGCGCTCGATGGTGGCGGCGTCCACGCCCGGCGGGTCGATGGTGTTCCAGGGGCTCTCGCCGTTCTTCACCTGGGCGGCATAGCGCTTGGCGGCGAAGCCGCTCAGGTCCGCCAGCACGCGCTTCGTGGCGGGGTCGCGGACGACGACGACGCGCCAGCCCTGCCGATTGCCGCCGCTGGGAGCGAAGCGGGCGTTGTCGAGGATCTTGCCGAGCGCTTCATCGGGCAACGGATCGCCCGTGAACTCGCGCGCGGCGAAGGTGGCGCGCATCACGTCGTAGAGCTCCATCATGTGCCTCCAGCCGAGCGTTGGGTTGGACCGCACAGGAACGATACCACGGCCGGGGAGAGGTCGCTTGACGGCGCGTCCCGGCGTGTGCCCAATAGGGCCACCCGTTCCATTCTGCCGACATTCACGCGAGGAGATCTATGACGCCGAAAGAGCTGGCCGCCGCGCTGCGCCGACAACTGAACCCGCGCCGGGCGACGTGGCAGAAGCCCGCCGTCCTCGTGCGGGCGCTCGGGCTGCGCCGCGGGCAGGTCGTGGCGGAGATCGGCTCGGGCCCGGGCTACTTCACCCCGCGGCTGGCGCGCGCGGTGGGCCCATCCGGTCACGTCTACGCGGTCGATCCCGAGGCGGCGGTGCTCAACGTGCTGCGCCGTCGCATGGCGCGCATGGGCGTGCGCAACGTCACGCCGGTGCTGGGCCGCGACGACGACCCGCTCCTGCCGCGCGGCCGCTGTGACGTGGCGGTGCTCATCAACGTCTACCACCACATGCGCGGGCGCGTCGCGTTCCTGCGCCGGCTGGTCGCGGCGCTGCCGAAGAACGCCCGCGTCGTGAACATCAACTGGGACGAAGAGACGGAGTTCGGCCCGCCGCCGAAGCGCCGCATCCCCCGCGCGCGCTTCCTGCGCGATGCGCGCCGCGCGGGGCTGCGGCTGGTGGCCGATCGCCCGCTCCTGCCGCACCAGTACTTCCTCGTCCTGCGCCGCGCGCGCTGAGCGGCGCCGGGCTCACCCGGCCGGCTCGCCCGCGTTGACGGCGAGGACCTGGCCCGACACGCTGCGCGTCATGTCGCTGCAGAAGAAGACCGTCGCGTCCACGATGTCGTCCGCCGTAACCATGCGCTTGAGCGGCGACCGCTCGATCATGGCGGCCCGCATCTGGTCCACGGAGATGCCGCGCACCTGGGCCTGGCCGGCTATGACGCGGTCGATGCGGTCGCCCTCCACGGCGCCGGGGGCGACGCAGTTGACGCGGATATTGTGCGGCGCCAACTCGAGGGCCATGCCGAACGTCATGCCGACCTGGCCCGCCTTGGCCGAGCAGTAGCCGATGCGATAGGGTAATCCGCGGCGGCCGGCGCCGGAAGAAATGTTCACGATCGCACCGCCGCCGGCCTTGATCATCTCGGGTACGACGAAGCGCGTGCAGAGATACGAGCTGGTGAGGCAGGAGTCGATGGTATAGCGCCAGTCCTCCATCGAGTAGTCCTGCACCGGCTTGGTCACGCCGCCGTCGCCCGCGTTGTTGACGAGGGTGTCGATCTTGCCGAACTCCTTCACGCCCGCGGCCACCAAACGGCGGACCTCGTCCTCGTGCGAAGCGTCGCACACCACGGCGATCGCGCGGCCGCCCGCGCCCTTCACCTGCGCCGCCGTCTCCTTCACGAGGTCGGCTGAGCGCGCCGCGCAGACCACGGCCGCGCCTTCGCGGGCGAAGCGCAGGCTCAAGGCGCGCCCGATTCCCTTGGACGCGCCGGTGATGATGGCTACCTTTCCGTCGAGCAGACCCATGTCGCTGCCTCCCTTGCCTTCAGTCCCATTGCCTTCGGTTGATGTCAGCTGCGTGGTGGCGGTTTGATGCCGCTCAGGCCTTCGGGGCCCATGCGTCCCACATCCGTGCCGCGAACGCGAGCGAGATCTCGACGTCTTCCTCGAGGAGGTAGCCTTCGGCGGCGAGCGCTCGCGCGGCCGCGCCCACGCGGGCCAGGTAGTCCTCGCGCGAGCGGTAGCGCTCGGCGATTGAAAGGCGCGGATCGCCGGCCGCCTCGCGCTCGGCGCGCGTCGCCGCGAAGGGCAGCGTCGCGCCGGCGAAGTAGAGGAGCTGCTCCGCGCCGCCGCTGTCGGGATGGCGGAGGTTCCAGCCGGTATGCGTGGCCAGCGGCACGCTGAGCTCGGGCACGGCGATGCCCGCGCGCTCGTTGCCGTCGTCATCCACCGCGCTCACTCGGGTGCCGAAGGCGGGGCCCGGTCGCGGCGGCAGCGTCGAGAAGTCCTGGCGCTGCGCCCGCGCGCAGTGGCCGGGATAGCGGGCGCCGGGGATCCGCCCGAACACCCCGCCAAGCGTCGCGGGATCGACGGCGGTGCCGTCGCTGACCCGCGGATGACGGCCGGGCGGCGGCGGGACACCCTCCGTCACCCACCGGTCGAGGTTCACGAGGCACGCGCGGAGGAGCCGGCCGTAGTTCACGACGCCGCGGAGGTGCTGCGAGCGCTCGGTCCATCCGCGCGGATCCGCGGCGACGGCCTGCGCGTCCGCGGGCGGCCACACGCCGAGGCCGTGCTCGGTGCCGGCAAAGTGGTAGACGCGCACGTCGGAACCGTGCTCGACATCGCGCGTGCCCGCGGGATCGGTGTGGATCAGCGAGGCGTCGCCGCGGTGGTACTCGAACGAGGTGTTCGTGTAGAAGACCTTGAGGCCGCCCCGCGGCTCCACTTGGAACGGCTCGAAGTGGTCCATCATCGCCGGCCGGTCTTTCGAGTTCTGTCCGAAGCGGTCGTTGAACTCGCCGAGCATCCCGCCGGCCACGTTGGCGATGATGCCGTCGAGCGCGCGCCGGCCCGCCTCGTCAACGTTGAGATCGTGATGGATCATCGTGCGCAGGAGGCGCCCTGTCTGCGAGCGGCCGTACGCGTAGCCGTGACGAAGCGCGCCCGGCGCGGGGTTGCCCTCGGCTGCGCTCCCGTGCTTGAGCCACGCGGCGCAGTCGCGCAGCGCCGCCATCCCGAGGCCGAGCACGCGGGGGCCGACGGCGGTGTACGCGAGCTGGTAGATCCGGCCCTTGGCGAAGCCGCCGGCCAGATAGATATGGCGGGCGTCGGGGATGACGCGCTCGCCCTCCACGCGGGCGAAGCGCCACTTTGAGCGCGCGATGGCCTCGGGCGGGCCGTCGGGCTGGTCGCGTACCACGAGGACGGCGCCGGGCTCGTCGAGATCCGCGGCTTCGTATGCATCGTGGCCGCGGTCCGAGAGTAGAAAATCGGCCACATCCACCGGCGCCTGGATCTGGACGTAGACGCGCCCGGTGAGCCGCCGGCCGTCGGGGCCGAACGCCTCTGGAGCCTCGAGCCGCAGGAGGCCGGGCAGCCCTGGCGGAAGGTCGCACTGCCAGCCGCATGAGACGACGGCCCAGCCGCGCCGCATGAGCCAGCCGTCGCCGGCGTCGACAGGCGGATGCGGGTCGCCGCCTGGTCCTGCCGCCGGGCGCGTGGCGTGGTTGAAGTTCGGGACGGCGACCGTGTTGCCGCGGTTCACGACGTCCACGAGGAACCTGCCGCTCATCCGCGCGCGATCGACAGGCAGCAGGATCGACACGTCGGCCGCGAAGGCGACGCGCCCGGCCGCATCCCGCGGCGCCAGCGCCACGTCGGTGATGGCGCGATTCGCCGCGTGCTGAGGATCGACCGCGAGGTGGAGCCTGCCCGTCAGCTCCTCGTAGCGGCCCGCGTCGCCGAACGCGCGTCCGCCGGCGAGCGGACGCCGCTGGGTCATCTCAAAGCGCGTGACAGGCATCGGCCCTCCTCGGCGATTCACCCTGGTTCCCCATGGGGCACGATAGTGATCTGTCGCACCCTGCCCCGTCAAGCGACGCGCGGGAGCCGGAAACGGAAAGCACGCGGTATAATCACCCAACGGAGGGGGGTGAGCGCATGGCGAAGGGCACGGGCATGAAGAAGGAAAAGAAGAAGCCGAAGAAGAAGAAGTAGCGCCGGATGACCCGGTCGCTGCTCCTCAGCTGTGAGGCGGTCAGCAAGGCCTACGGGACCCGGTCGCTCTTCGAAGAGCTGTCATTCGGGCTCTTCGAAGGCGACCAGGCCGGTCTCGTGGGTCCCAATGGCTCAGGCAAGTCCACTCTCCTCAAGATCCTGGCAGGGCTGGAGCCGGCCGACCGCGGCACGCGCTCCGTGCGCGGCGGCGTGCGCGTCGGCTACGTGCCCCAGGACCCGGTCCTTCCGCCGGGCGTCACCGTCGAGGAAGTCATCGCCCTGGCCCTGACAGGGGTGGACGAGGGCGAGCGGCCGGGCCGCATCGCGCAGGCACTGGGCCGCGCCGGCTTCGCCGACGGGCGCGCGGAGGTCGACGCGCTGTCCGGCGGCTGGAAGAAGCGCCTCGCGATCGCGCGCGCGCTGGCT from Candidatus Rokuibacteriota bacterium includes these protein-coding regions:
- a CDS encoding alpha/beta hydrolase domain-containing protein, which produces MPVTRFEMTQRRPLAGGRAFGDAGRYEELTGRLHLAVDPQHAANRAITDVALAPRDAAGRVAFAADVSILLPVDRARMSGRFLVDVVNRGNTVAVPNFNHATRPAAGPGGDPHPPVDAGDGWLMRRGWAVVSCGWQCDLPPGLPGLLRLEAPEAFGPDGRRLTGRVYVQIQAPVDVADFLLSDRGHDAYEAADLDEPGAVLVVRDQPDGPPEAIARSKWRFARVEGERVIPDARHIYLAGGFAKGRIYQLAYTAVGPRVLGLGMAALRDCAAWLKHGSAAEGNPAPGALRHGYAYGRSQTGRLLRTMIHHDLNVDEAGRRALDGIIANVAGGMLGEFNDRFGQNSKDRPAMMDHFEPFQVEPRGGLKVFYTNTSFEYHRGDASLIHTDPAGTRDVEHGSDVRVYHFAGTEHGLGVWPPADAQAVAADPRGWTERSQHLRGVVNYGRLLRACLVNLDRWVTEGVPPPPGRHPRVSDGTAVDPATLGGVFGRIPGARYPGHCARAQRQDFSTLPPRPGPAFGTRVSAVDDDGNERAGIAVPELSVPLATHTGWNLRHPDSGGAEQLLYFAGATLPFAATRAEREAAGDPRLSIAERYRSREDYLARVGAAARALAAEGYLLEEDVEISLAFAARMWDAWAPKA
- a CDS encoding ATP-dependent helicase HrpA; protein product: MRRAFGIDVLACPRCGGRRRRIATVEDPAVVGTILAPLGLLHPADSPGPAPPSAALRAAAPSHQ
- a CDS encoding tetratricopeptide repeat protein — protein: MRGHAARPARPHVDEAQAQAGRRVRDARALGRTVAVTMAERDRIAEFKEVAELMPDDPVVRFGLAAAYLEAGQAESAIAEYEETIRLKPDYSAAHRGLGRALERAGRREEALAAYRKGLEVAARTGDLQTKKEIEVFVHRLETPGG
- a CDS encoding alpha/beta hydrolase, yielding MTDSMPGPTSHTYFSQRLRLHYVDWGNAGKPPLLLLHGGRDHCRNWDWTAAALRNDWHIIAPDLRGHGDSQWSPDGTYTPAGYIYDLAQLIHQQRLAPVTIIAHSLGGNIALRYAGIYPDTVARLAAIEGLGPPPRILADRGAKPIAERMDDWIREQRGLAGRMPRRYASIEDAFSRMQEENPHLSAEQARHLTAQGVNQNEDGTYSWKFDNYVRAWPPYDMSSHDIKDLWARIDSPTLLLYGKESQSGNPAEDGRAAPFRDATVVGIDKAGHWLHHDRLDEFLRIIREFLKD
- a CDS encoding ResA-like WAxxUGC motif-containing protein — its product is MSVTILYKERPPYTAAATAEGGDLWVPASELPAATGWELRSEGACRGDVCVPIPRGREAAFLRERPARFNLAALARLLSEPVVHDDAHGVWFFGESAAARRTEMQSLRAPDFTLPDLEGRPHALADYRGKKVFLVFWASWUGCRFDLPVWQALYDELRARNFIVISVALDSGGPAKTEQWVRAAKATYPCLIDERHVTAELYGVVNVSSAVWIDEAGRIVRPTETAGTSDAFRTELDRTTKQMSAPGMAERERVRGAYLNALRDWAVTGPASPYALPEAAARRRLPLPSEEHALAAANFRLGQYLHASGHAQAAAPYLAEARRLHPESWSYRRQTWELEEPGKAGGAAFWAAVDALGDRPYYPPTLLEP
- a CDS encoding nitroreductase family protein, yielding MELYDVMRATFAAREFTGDPLPDEALGKILDNARFAPSGGNRQGWRVVVVRDPATKRVLADLSGFAAKRYAAQVKNGESPWNTIDPPGVDAATIERTPPPPHLTEPIAKAPVVLVICVDLKVVASMDQDLERIGIVSGASIYPFAWNVLLAARHEGFGGTITTLAAAQEPKVQALLGIPKHVAVCAVMPLGRPVRTLTKLKRKPVAEFAMRERWGGPSQ
- a CDS encoding class I SAM-dependent methyltransferase; the encoded protein is MTPKELAAALRRQLNPRRATWQKPAVLVRALGLRRGQVVAEIGSGPGYFTPRLARAVGPSGHVYAVDPEAAVLNVLRRRMARMGVRNVTPVLGRDDDPLLPRGRCDVAVLINVYHHMRGRVAFLRRLVAALPKNARVVNINWDEETEFGPPPKRRIPRARFLRDARRAGLRLVADRPLLPHQYFLVLRRAR
- a CDS encoding TauD/TfdA family dioxygenase; amino-acid sequence: MSTMRAEPIAGPEAWLGADMVRSSEWIVPVSPTVVAELDAALRDMERRGLAWPRFGRDDFPLPTFSRELSSVLDELERGRGFVLLRGIPVGRYTPEELRNLYWGLGAHLGRARYQNAQGELIGEVRDENRLYGQVREVSMDSALGRSSRSKARSAGPLRFHTDRCDLVSLLCVRKARAGGLSRIVSAVSVANAILARRPDLHAFLWQDYWRSRQGEEAGGERQTYALPLFARHQGKFTTQYSRTFVEAAQKLPGIPRLNPAQEEALDLHAEVCEELAFTMELEPGDLQLLNNHVVYHGRTAYEDADGPDRDRLLLRLWLAPPNSRELPPGFESLWGTTAPGAPRGGIAQPVPA
- the arfB gene encoding alternative ribosome rescue aminoacyl-tRNA hydrolase ArfB, with the protein product MSEAIVVTETVRVPSSALTVHAVRASGPGGQNVNKVATKIDLRVDLAGVEGLSDAARARLRVLAGHRLDADGRLVITSQATRNQARNLEDARARVADLIRAALIPPRRRVHTAPTAGARRRRLAGKKLRGAVKRWRARPGDAD
- a CDS encoding SDR family NAD(P)-dependent oxidoreductase; translated protein: MGLLDGKVAIITGASKGIGRALSLRFAREGAAVVCAARSADLVKETAAQVKGAGGRAIAVVCDASHEDEVRRLVAAGVKEFGKIDTLVNNAGDGGVTKPVQDYSMEDWRYTIDSCLTSSYLCTRFVVPEMIKAGGGAIVNISSGAGRRGLPYRIGYCSAKAGQVGMTFGMALELAPHNIRVNCVAPGAVEGDRIDRVIAGQAQVRGISVDQMRAAMIERSPLKRMVTADDIVDATVFFCSDMTRSVSGQVLAVNAGEPAG
- a CDS encoding ABC transporter substrate-binding protein encodes the protein MTYRRALVLSLAVLVLVLAVAPARGLAAPEGQLIWGVHVSLAPLWFDPADTIGMITPFMVLYALHDAVVKPMPGQPTAPSLAESWSVSKDGLVYEFVLRKGARFHNGDPVTAEDVKFSFERYRGTSNKMIKDRVAAVEAPDPARVRFRLKQPWPDFLTFYSSATGAGWIVPKKYVEKVGDEGFKKAPVGAGPYKFVSFNPGVELVLEAFDQYWRKTPSVKRLVFRVISDESTRLAALKRGEVDIVYSVRGELAEELQRTAGLTLKPAVIQAAFWLYFPDQWDPKSPWHDRRVRLAASLAMDRPTINQALTLGHSKLTGNIIPSSFDFFWQPPAPTYNAARAKQLLAEAGYPNGFDAGEYFCDASYSNLAEAVGNNLHAAGIRVRLRPLERAAFFSAYSEKKLKNIIQGASGAFGNAATRLDAFVVTGGTYVYGSYPDLDGLFQEQAAELDRKRREAILHKMQQVVVDRVIYAPIWELAFLNGVGPRVKESGLGLISGHAYSAPYEDVTLKGK